TGACAAATCCGTTCTCGACCGAGCCGGCGTAATTCAGCGAAAATGTCGTAACCGGCGTAGTGCATGTTTGCGACATCGTAGTACACCTGCACGGCTGGTGATCCCACAGCATCCAGGATTTTGAGGTGGTCATCGACGTTGAGCATGCTTTCGATGCCCAGAATGACGCCCGCTTTCTCAGCCTTGGGGGCCAATCGCTTCAGCCTCCGAATCACTTCCGCCTGCAGGTCGGGTTGGTTCCGGATGTCTCCTTTACCGAAAAACGCGAGGAGTACGATTTTCTGGCCCATAGCCGCCATTACGTCGATGCAGTCTGACACCCATTCTTCGGTTCGCGGGTCGCTGGCAAAGGGGATACTGTTGAGGATCCCCATGGCCAGGGACGCGATCTTCACGCCAGTTCGCCGGGAGGCCTCCTGGTATTGCTGGCGAACCTCCGGCTTGCGGAGATCGAACTCCTCACCGGGGGACCCGAAGCTGACCTGAACCCCATCCAGACCGATTTCCTTGGCCACTTCGAACGCGCGAGGGGTTTGTCGTGCCCCCAGAGACCAATCGCACGCCCCGATCGGATAGGCTGGGGCTGATTCGGCGAACGCCCGGTGGCCAGTAAACCGCCACGCAACGGCCCCACACAAACCGAGCATCAATCGACGTGAAATCCGCATCGTTCAACCCTTTCAATTGGAGCGAAATAATGATTCTCCTGCGATCGGTCTTGGAACGCGTATCAGTGTAGCGTTAACGGACAGCAGGGACCACCCGGCCTGCCCTCCAGATACGGACCTGACAAGCAGGTCCCTCCGAATATGGACATGACACGCGCGTCCCTCCGGGCTGAAGCTTGCACCTGCCGCCGGTGTTGTGGAGGTCCGTGCCACTTTCCAGCAGCAGAAAAGTGGGGAATGACTCACTCGTCGGGCGACTTGCCGATTCGGCACGGTGGGTTATACTTTAAGGAGTTACCACGCCAGGAGTTGAAAACCGTGTCTGCGAGTCAACCCCTCTCAGCCGTTGATTATCCGCGCTGCGACGTCCTGAGCGTCGCCGCTCGGATTATTGGCATTATTATTGGCTGAGCAGGGGGACCGTGGGCCGGTAGTTTTTCAGAAACATCCCAAAGCCCTGAGGTCCCCAAAAACCTCGGGGCTTTTCGTTTTTGCCCACCGATCAAAACAAATCAACGAGAACCCACAAATTCCCAAGATTTTTTACGTTGCGTTTTGACACGGCCAATCAGCAGAAAGACCAGGAGAGACCTTATGCGGAGGATTGAGATCTACGACACGACGCTCCGGGACGGGGCGCAGGGGGAGGGGGTGAGTTTCTCGGCTTACGACAAGCTCCTGTTGACACGGCGGCTCAATGAGCTGGGATTTGATTACATTGAAGGGGGGTATCCGGCCTCAAACGATAAGGACTTCGAGTACTTCCAGAAAGTGGCACAAATCCCCCTCGATAGATCTACCGTCGTGGCTTTCGGGATGACCCGACGGAAGGGTCTCGACGTGGCCCAGGATTCGGGGATTAAGTCCCTTCTTGAGGCGGGCACGAAAGTGGTCACGATCGTGGGAAAAGCCTCGGCTTTTCAGGCGGAGCAGGTCCTTCGCACAACCCGCGAAGAGAACCTCGCAATGATTACCGATACAATCAGTTATATTCGCTCCCAGGGACGGGAAGTAATCTTTGACGCCGAGCACTTTTTCGACGGCTACAAATACGACAGCGACTACGCGCTGACAGCGGTGCGTTTAGCTGCGGAAGCTGGTGCTAAAATGGTCGTTCTGTGCGACACCAATGGGGGCAGTATGCCCGAGGAAGTAGCGGAAATCACAAGGAAGGTGGTGGAGCTGTTGCCGGTCCCGGTGGGTATCCATTGCCACAACGATTGCGATGTGGCGGTTGCTAACTCGCTCGCGGCCGTGGATGCAGGGGCAAGCCAGGTCCAGGGGACAATCAATGGCTTCGGGGAACGCTGCGGGAATGCCGACCTGATCTCCGTCATTGCAAACTTGCGACTGAAAAAAGGGTACGAGGTGCTGACGCCCGACGCCCTTCGCCATCTGACGGCCCTCTCCCGATTCGTTTACGAAATGGTGAATATGCCCTATCGAAACAATCAGCCATACGTCGGAAGGAGCGCTTTTGCCCACAAAGGGGGGATGCACGTTAGTGGTGTTTCCCGAGTTCCCCAGAGTTATGAGCACATTGACCCGCAATTAGTAGGAAATGAACGCCGAATCCTTGTCAGTGAGTTGTCGGGGCGCTCAAACATCATGGCGGCCACGGCAAAATTGAATATTCAGGCGGACCCAAAACTACTGGAGAGGATTCTGGCCAAGGTGGTGGCGAGAGAACATGCCGGGTACCAGTACGAGGCGGCCCAGGGATCTTTCGACCTCTTGGTCAAACAGTGCCTCGGGACGTTCAAGCCGCACTTTGAGCGACTGGCCTATCGCGTTAATATCGAAACAGAGAGTGACGGCCGCATTGTGACTGAGGCCACTGTGAAAATTCGGGTAGGAAACGAAATCCGCCACGAGGTGGCCGAGGGCGATGGCCCCGTGAATGCCCTTGACGCGGCGATGCGGAAAGCGCTCAATGGGACCTTCCCCAATCTTGCCAAAATGCATCTGGTGGATTACAAGGTGCGGGTCATCAACTCAGAAGCGGGGACCGCGGCTGGTGTGCGGGTAATGATTGAAAGCCGCGATGAGACCGATTCCTGGGGCACGGTCGGGGTAAGCGAAAATATCATCGAGGCAAGTTGGATTGCTCTCGCCGATAGCTACGAGTACAAACTCTGCAAGGACGAGGAACGAGAACAGCAGGCAAGGGAAAAGGTGGAAAATGTCGGAGCAAGCCGCGAACGGTAATCAGACATCCAGTTTCATGAAGGATCTGACAAAGCAGTACGACCCCAAGGTGGCCGAATCACGGTGGTATCCTTTTTGGGAGTCGCGCGGGTATTTTCATGCTGATCCGGATCCCAGTCGCACGCCCTATACCATCGTCATTCCGCCACCGAACGTTACTGGTGCACTTCATCTCGGCCATGCCCTCAACAATACACTTCAAGATATTCTCATTCGCATGAAGCGGATGCAGGGTTTTAATGCCCTGTGGATTCCCGGGACCGACCATGCGGGAATTGCCACCCAGGCGGTTGTGGAGCGTCGGCTTCTGGCCGAAGAAGGCAAGACGCGCCACGACGTGGGGCGGGAAGGACTGGTGGCGAGAATTTGGGCCTGGAAGGACGCCTACGAAAAAAGGATCCTGGATCAGCTCAAGCGGATGGGCTGCAGTTGTGATTGGCGGCGGACACGTTTTACCCTCGATCCCATTTGTGCGCGGGCGGTACGCCATACCTTCTTCCGCCTCTTTCGGGATGGACTCATCTATCGGGGGCGACGCCTGGTGAATTGGGATACGCTTTTGCAGACGGCCGTTGCTGACGACGAAGTGTTCCACGAGCCGGTGCCCGGCCATTTCTGGTATTTCCGGTATCCCGTCATTGATCCTCAACCCGGCGAGCCGCAATATGTGACGGTGGCGACGACCCGACCCGAAACAATGCTCGGCGACACCGCGGTGGCCGTCCATCCCGATCCAGAAGCGGCCCTGGATAAGGCTGAGCGCGAGTTGCGGAAGCGGCTTAGCACGGCCGGTGAAAAGGAGCGCATCGAGCTGGAACGTGAACTGGAGGATCTGCGAAAGCGGCGGCAGACACTCCTGCCCACACTCCTCAAATTGCGAGATATGGCCCGAGCGGGCCGAAAAGTGCTGCTCCCCCTGCAGAACCGTCCGATTCCGCTCATCACCGATATTTGGGCCAAACCGGAAATGGGAACCGGTTGCGTGAAGATCACTCCCGCTCACGATCCCAACGACTACGAAGTGGCGCTGCGGCACAATTTGCCGATGATCAATATCCTCAACCTCGACGGGACGCTCAACGAAAACGCGGGCGCTTACAAGGGGCAGACAATCATGGAGGCCCGACAGAACGTGGTGGCGGACCTGGAGAAGCTCGGACTGGTTGAAAAGGTCGAAGAGCGGATCATCGACCTGGCCCACTCAGATCGGTCCAAGACCCCGATCGAACCCCTGCTCACCGATCAGTGGTTCGTGAAGATGGAACGCCTGGCCCAGATGGCCATGGATGCGGTCATCGAGGGGCGGGTCCGGATAATTCCACCCCGCTACGCGAAAACATATCTCGACTGGCTCAGTGAAAAGCGGGACTGGCCGATAAGCCGGCAACTCTGGTGGGGCCATCAGATCCCTATCTGGTACTGCGATACCGCCACCGAGAAAGAGTTGGAGGCCGCATTCGCGGGACGGGATGACGTGGTATGGCGCTGGGATGAGGAACATCGCCAGTGGCTTATCTGTGCCCTGGAAGATCTCCCTGCAGACGCTGTTCCCGGTCACACATTGCGTCGGGAGGAAGACGTACTGGACACGTGGTTCAGCTCCGCGCTGTGGCCGCACTCCACTCTCGGCTGGCCGGAAGATACGCCCGAGCTTCGCTATTTCTATCCCACGAACACGCTGGTGACCAGCCGAGACATCATCACGCTTTGGGTGGCGCGGATGGTGCTGGCCGGGCTTTACAACGTCGGAGAAGTTCCCTTCAGAGATGTGTACATTCACCCCAAAATCCTGGACGGTTACGGGGAAGGAATGTCCAAGTCCAAGGGGAATGGTGTTGATCCCGTGGACGTGATGGAAAAATTCGGGGCGGATGCGCTCCGCTACGGCCTGGCGTATCTGACCACGGAAACGCAGGACATCCGCATGCCGGTGAGTTTCGAGTGCCCGCACTGCGGCCAGCTCATCGAGCAGACCCGCGAGAATAGAATTCTCCCGCGCATCACGTGCCCGCATTGTAAAAAACCGTTCGCCACGCAATGGGCGGAAAAACCGGAGGACAAGGCCCTGCCGCGCGGCCCGGTCGTGAGTGAAAGGTTTGAACTGGCCCGCAATTTTTGTAACAAACTGTGGAATGCGTCGCGGTTTGTCCTTCTCAACCTGGAAGGCTTTTCCCCGGGGACGGTGCGGCCAGACGAAATGTTGTTGGAAGATCGCTGGTTGCTGAGCCGCCTGGCGACGGTGGTCCAGCAGGTCACGGATCATCTGGAGAATTATCGCTTTTCGGATGCGGCGCGGACCCTCTACGATTTTGCCTGGGACGAATTCTGCAGTTTCTATGTGGAAATGGTTAAGGTTCGGCTGCAAGCTGCGGAAAGCCGACCGCCGGCGCAGCGGCTGCTCGTCCACGGACTCGACACACTGCTGCGGCTTCTGCATCCGATGATTCCGTTCCTCACGGAGCATGTGTGGCAACTGCTGGGGGAAGCAGCACCGATTCGCGGCCTGCCGGAGCCAGCCCAAGCGGCCGAAAGCATTATGATCGCGCCCTGGCCGGTCGCTTCGCCGGGAGATCAAGACCGGGCGATCGAAGAGCAGTTCCGCCGCTTCCAGGAAGTATTGAAGTCCCTGCGTGAATACCGCATGCGTAACGCGATTCCCCCAGCGGAAACAATGCAGGTAGAGATTGTCGCTCGGGAAGAGGTGGCGAGCCAACTGCGTGCAATGTTGCCGTATTTCCAGACCATGGCCCGGGCGGATGTTCAGTTCGTGGATGAAAGCGAGCCGGGGCTTTCCACGGTCGTGTATGTGGGGGATGGGGCGACGGTCCGCGTGAAACTTTCCGAAACAGAGCGGAGCCGGGAAATTGCGAGAAAGCGCCAGGAACTGGCGAAATTGGAGGCCCTTATCTCGCAGAAGCGGAAGAAGTTAGAAAACCAGGCCTTTGTAGAAAAGGCCCCCCGCAACGTCGTGGAAAAAGAACGGCAATCGCTTCGCCAACTGGAAGAACAGTACGCGGCGGTTTCCCACGTGATCGCCCAGTTGGGTGGAACGACGTAGATTCACCGAGGTTTATGCCGGAGCTTCCAGAAGTTGAGACGATGCGACGCGGGGTCGCGCGACTCCGTGGTGCGCGCATTTGCAGCGCGGAAGTTCCCGTTCTCAACGTTGAGCCCATCGAATATCTTCCCGCGCCCGGGGAGCTGTGCCGACGCCTGGCAGGTCGCCGCGTGGAAGGCGTGGATCGGGTCGGCAAAAGGCTTCTGATACGGCTTGATGGAGAAGAGGTCCTCGTCATCGAGCCGCGAATGACGGGACGGGTCATGGTCGATCCCCCCGATAATCTGTCCCATGTCCGTTTGAAGCTCCGATTGTGTTGGGAAGAGAATTGCGAAACGGGGCGACAGCATCTGCTGGTTTTTCGCGATACACGCGGTCTGGGGGTTGTTCGCCTGATCTCCGAGGACGATTGCCGCAGGGAATTGGGACCCGAGAAGATAGGGCCGGATGCCCTGGCGATTACCTGGTCGGAACTGCGGAACCGGTTGCGGAAGCGGCGCTCTCCCATCAAGGTGGCTTTGATGGATCAATCGGTGATGGCGGGCGTGGGAAACATCTATGCGTCGGAGGCCCTCCATCGCGCAAGAGTCCATCCACAACTTCCCTGCTGTCTTCTTTCTAGTTCGCAATGGCGAGCTGTCACCGAGAGTCTTCACCAGGTTTTGCGGGAGGCTATCACCTTGCAGGGGTCCACACTCGGCGATGGCGCCTACGCAACCCCCGAGAATACGCCCGGGGGGTATCAGAACGAACATCGCGTGTATCAGCGTGAAGGAGAGAAGTGTCGGCAGTGCGGAAAAGGGATCATCCGCCGGATAGTGCTTGCCCAGCGTTCCACTTTCTTCTGCCCCGTGTGCCAGCGGCTTCCCCTTCGGCTGAGACGGAGGCTCGCCTGAGAATCATTCATTCCGGCAGGGCGACCCGTGCAACTCGCGCGATCAATAGAGGCGGAAGAGAACGGGGACGAGATGGTGGATATGGGCCCATTCCAGAATTTGCACCCCGGGGTAGATCAGGCCAATGAGGGCGGCGTCCAGCACCGCGCGGGTGAACACGGGATAGTTGATAACGCCCTCGGCAGGACTGTGGAACTTACTCCATTGGGGCCACCACCGGGGCGTGGACTTGGCGTAAGCTTGATATTGTTCGCCAAAGGAGGCACGCAGATGTTGCTCTTCCCGTCGCATGGCCGGCCAGTGGGTGACGAGAAAAATCCCCAGAAAAATGGCCGTCAGGGTCAGCGATTCCAGTGCTAGTCCCGTCCCGATAAACCCCAGCGCAGTGAACAAATACAGCGGGTGCCGACTGAGTGAGTAAGGTCCCGAAACGACCACTTCTCGGTTCTTTTTGCCCGCAATGTACGCAGCCGCCCAGATTCGACCGACGGCCGAAAGGAAAATCGCCGCGCAGCCCAGGGTTTCCATGCTGAGATTGAGAGGGCCGTCCTCCCTGTACATATGGTGGGAAAACAGCACAAGAGGAATGACGAGTGCTATCAGAAGTTTCGCCGCATTCAGTCGCATGATTTCTAGCAGTCGTTCATTCCACACCCTGTACGAGAACGGAAAGGAACCCAGCACTTGCAAATTCTGGCAGTAATCTTTAACAAAATTTTGTCGGTCCGGCAAGACACAAATCGCTGGATTCTCGATGCCTGAACCACCTGCCGGCCACGGGACCGGCGCGCTTTCAAAAAATCGAGCGTCGGATCTGATTGTCTTTTTTCGAAACGTGAGGCAGCACCGCACGGCGCGCCACTGCCGGGACAGTGCCCGGGACCACGTTGTCCGTTCGCGACGGTGTTAAAAACGGCTATCCTCTCCTTTAACTGGTAGCCCGAGGCCGGGCCGAACCAACACTGTCGCGGCCTCATCACGATTCTGCGACTGAAGGCTCTCCGCGATGAACACGCACGAGCTGCTGGAGCATCCATACAAGGACCACCGTGCCCACGGCAAACGTTCCCAGAAAGAGCGCCATCGGCCCCCAATCCGGCTTTTCGGGAATTTTCCAGACCGGTGCGTAGTGGGCCAGTTCGATGTTCTGAACGATCTGCCGGCTCACCGCGTTGAGTGTGATGACCACCAGTTGGGCAACCCCTGCCAAAGCTGCTGTCAGGGGAGAGAGTCCTCTGATGCGGATCAGGAACAGCACAACCAGGACAAGAGCCGGTGATGCCCCCGTGAGAACGGTCAGTGGCAGCCGCCAGCCGCTCCACATGTATTGGAAGACTTCCTTAGGCCACGAACCGAAGACATATCCTGTTCCGGATCCCACGTAAATGACCGCACCTATGATCCCGAGCACAAACGCATACTTTGTCAGCCACTGGCGGTACGAGGCGTCGGCTTTTGCATCAAAGAACATTCCATCGATAAGAGACCACGCGGCGGTGGTGAGGAAAGCCATGCCCAGCACCATCGGCCAGCGGTGCCAGAGTGAGGAATCGGCGAAATTGTGACCCGTTCCTGTCGCAGCCCCGGCCACCTGGTGTGCCAGCCAGATCGACTTCCATCTTTCGGGGGCTGCCATCAGGCTCATCCCGTTGGAAAAGAGGATGGCAATGATCAGAAAAAACACCGCCGCCACCCAGCCCGCTGCATATCTCCATGCCGGCATGGGACGGTCCGGTTTCACTCCAAAGGCAAATGCGTATACCCCGTAGTAAGCAACCAGAAGCAGGCCGATGATGGCCAGCCAGAACCATGCCGTCAGGATCGTGGCTGGGTAAAATGCCCACGGGTAAGCCACTTGAATGAAAAGGAGTGGCACAATCCCAAAATTGACGCCGAATGCGATAATCACTGGCATGAGGGTTGCCAGTCGCTCTGCCCATTGCCGCGGATGACCTTCGCGCTTGTAAAGCACAAGCGTCAAAAACATCCCCGCGAACCACAGGTTCATGGGCACCATGTGCAGAATAAATCCCAGGACTTTAAAAAACTGGATAAACCAAAATGGTGCGGGCAGAGGGCCAAGGGTTGAAGGATCAACCGGTTCCATCATCGGCGTGCCTCCAGTTGCTCAAGCGTGGGATAGATACCGCGAGGCCGTTCGGGAGCAATCGACAAAAGATAGTCCGTCACGAGTTCTGCCTCCTCCGGAGTTCCCGACCAGGGAGGCATGAAATAGTGCGTCTCGTGCAGATGGCGAATCATATCAACGAGCATCTCCCGAGGACGTGAAAACAAGAGCGGACCCACGGCAGAGTACCCCGTCTCGGCTGCATGGCAGTCATTGCAGTGGTGCATAAAGATCACCTGCCCCAACAACCGTCGATCCTGTTCTGAGAGTTGAAGAAGCCTCTCGGGCAGGATGCGTCCGTTTTGGATAACCTGCGGATAACGGTCGGCCACGAATTGCCGAGTCCACCAACCACTTTGCAGGAAGCCTTCTTTTCGAAACTCAGGGACCTCTTTCTCCAGAATCTGGTTACCCAGCACCACCCCATACACAACATAGGGTTTCCGTACGGCCTCGCGGATGAATTCTCCTGTGCTGAAAGCGGCCAAGCCAAAGAGCAGGAGCGCCGCGGCGAAGCCAGGCGTCATCCAGCCAGGATTCCGGTAGGGCCCCAGATACAGCAGGACAAACACCACAATGGTGAGGGCGAAAATCAGCACCGTGAGGACCGTCAGGACGGCAGCCGCTTCCAGGGCCATGCGGGCAGAGGGTGGCAGGAAGGCCAACCACGCCAACCCGCCCACGGTGATCAAAACCGCGCCCAAAAGTGCCGGTCGAGTCGAGCGCTGGATAATGAGGTTTCGAACTTCTCCGCCTGGCAGGGTGAGCGAGCTGTGGAGATATACGTACAGCGCGGTCAGCAGAATGGCTCCGCCCGTTCGGGAGATGACCTGCGGGACAAACTGGGGATTGAAGAAACCGCGCCAGAACGAAGGCGACTCGAGCCAGGTTCCCGGGTGCAGCATAAACGCGGTGATGCCCGTGATGAGCACAAGGCTCATCCAGGCCGATATCGCGTAGATCCAGGCGATTGCTTGGTGAATTCGCGGCGGTAGTCGATCCCAGTAGTAGTAAAAAATGAAGGCCGATGTCAGTTCCAGGACGAAGAACACCCATTCTGTCGCCCAACCGAACACGAACGTATGAATGAGGACTTCAGTGGCCAGGGGTGAGGCAAGGCCGATGGTCCACCAGATCCCGACCCCCGTGATGGCTCCGAAGACTACCGTCAACAGAATGAAAAACGGGGCGTGACGCTTCAAGTAGGCCAGATATTCGCGATTGCCCGTGCGGTAGGCATGCGACACTTCCACTGCGAAAAAGAGTCCACCTCCCACCGCATAATGAGACACGAGAACGTGCAGCACCGCGATGATGGCTATGAGCATGGGGGCCGTGAGAACGGGGACGTACCACCAGGGGTAATGCATCAGTGCGACCCTCTCCACGAAGCGACCTAGAAACGATCGTTCCCAGCGGAAAATACCTTTATACTGGCGGCCGAACCTGGCGATGACGGATCCGGCGGTTCACCGCTCCTTCCGACTTAAGCGCGAAAGGCCCGGTCGTGCGGATTCACGGCATACCAGGCCACGCGTGGCAGAAACGTCGCCGTCACGACGCCGTCCCTGCATTAAAACTGTCATTATTGGGAAAAGCCCGGGGTAAGACAACTATCGCTTGACGATGCTTTCAGCCTGTAGCCTGGGAAGTCTTCTGTGGATCGCACGAGCAGCACGGCTGGAGGCCGAGCTTACTCAGAATCCATACCGCGGGGCACCAGTTGGTAAAAGCTGACTGAAAAAGATTCAGACCGGCGAAAATAGTCAGAATGAGCCAATACGGAGAGTGGATCCATGCCAAAATGGCGCTCGTCGTCACCACCACTCCGGCCATCAGTCGCAAGCCACGTTCAATTGTCATACCCAGAGCCTCCTTATCTCAGAAAGTTTTCGGAACCCAGGAAAAAGTCGCTGTGATCAGTCCCACTTGAACCGATAACGCCCGATGATTGGCTGAGCATACCACCCGGTTGGTAATCCAAACGATGCCCAGTCTTCACCGCGACGGTTTCCCGCTATTTTCTTCCGCAGACAGATCCCCCACCTTCTCGGATGCCTCGGCGGTTTGAGGCGGCCTGTCCGTCGTCGCCGGCTCGATGGTGCACGACGATGGGCCACAGCAACCGCCGCTCATGCAGGTGGGAATGCCGAGCCAGGGGAGCACCCATTTGTTCAGAACGATCCACAACCCCAGAAAGAGCAAAATGACCAGGGCGTCACGATTCATTTTCTTTGATCCTCCAAACCATGGCGACTGGTAACCTTGGCTTGCCGCATAATAAGCGACGGCCTTGGATGATCTAGGAAACGGTTACACCTGTGTCTTGAATTTGGCCTGCCATTTCTGCCGCAGGCACTCGTGCAACCGCTCGTGAAGTTCCGGGGGTAGTTCATAAGGCTCTTCACCCTTATACAGGGTCACAGTCTGCCTAAGTGTGTCCACGACAACCCGGCAGGGATTACACCCCTCCAGGTGCCGCTGGAGCATCTCACACAATTGGGGGTCTATTTCCCCATCGATGTAGGCATTTAAGGCGGCAAGAAGGTCTTGGCATTTCATGGTTACAGCCTTCTTCCAGGGGCCAGGTAATCCATTACAGTCGGATGTTCGAACCAGGTTCCAGGTTACACCAGTTCGCCGATTACCCGCCAGCCAGACTGGTCCCAGGCGAGTGGCATGCGCCCACCGATGGACCTTCGCTCCTTGGCAGAGCAGGTGGAATCCACATTCCGCGAGCAAGCTTTGGCAGCGAGCGTTCGATGTCAGCACCCTCCCCGGAAGCTACGGTCTGACGATCTGGTTTGGATTGCGGCGCGCGATAGAATGGGTCGCAGCGTTGAGTCGAACCCTACGTTCCATCGCGGTTGGAGGAGGCCGGAGCATGCCACAGCAGCGTCAATTGTTTGCGCGGCGGGCCAATGGCCTGCGACTACCAGCATTGGGCCGACGGGGGAAAACCGTCAGCCGTCTCGCGGATTGGGCAGGTTTGCTGTTCTGGATCGCCTTTCTCCTCGCGGGGTTTAGATCGACAACCGTCATCTGCGGCGAAGTGGGATTTCCCCGTTTTCGTGTTCATGTGCTCGATCCTGATGCCCAGTTCTGTGCCTGCGGTGTTGTGGACGTCAATCACGACGGCAAACTGGACATCGTTTCGGGTGGCTGGTGGTATGAGGCACCCGCCTGGAAACGCCATTTCCTCCGCGATGTGCCAGTGATTCGAGGACGGTTCGACGATTATTCTAATCTCATTCTGGATGTTGACGGGGACGGGTGGGATGACCTCATTAGCGCCAATTATCGGAGTGAGCTTCTCCTGTGGATTCGACACCCCGGTCCCAGTCTGGAGCCCTGGGAAGTGAGGGAGATCGCTAAACCTGGGCCGATGGAAACAGGGCGGCTCTATGATATCAATGGTGACGGCCAGCCGGACGTTCTTCCCAACGGGGTCAAATTCGCGGCCTGGTGGGAGTTCAAGCGGGCACCGGATGGAAGCGTGACTTGGCACCGGCACGATCTCCCTGCGGAGGTCGCCGGCCACGGGATTGGCTTCGGCGATGTCGATGGGGACGGCAGAGGGGATATCGTCACGAACCGCGGTTGGTGGCAGCAGAAGGGCTCTCCGGATGAGCCCCAATGGGCAAAGCAACCGGAGTTTGAACTTCACGAGGATGCCAGTGTGCCGATCGCCGTCGTGGATGTGGACGGCGATGGAGATTCAGACATAGTGTGGGGGCGGGGGCATAACGTCGGGCTTTACTGGTTGGAGCAGCGAGCTGTCAATGGAACACGGAGTTGGGTATTCCATGCGATTGACACCAGTTGGTCCCAGGCCCATGCGCTCCTCATTACCGACGCCAATCACAATGGACGGCCAGAGGTGATCGCGGGCAAGCGCTATCTGGGACACGACGGACGTGACCCCGGGGAATGGAATGCACCTGTCATCTATGCCTATGAATATGATCAGAACGCTCATGTGTTCACGCGTTACCCGATCGCTGAGGCTGTGAATGTGGGTTGGGGATTGGATCCCAAAGCGGCTGACCTGGATGGGGATGCGGACGTTGATTTTGTGGCAGCCGACCGGAACGGCCTGTTTTGGTTTGAGAACCTGGGGACACAGGGAAGTGACGATTTGAGGCTTCGTGAAGAAGATTCCCTGTGGGCAAAACAGAATCACCAGAAGCCGCTCCAGTTTGTCGAAGAAGACGGTGCGTCCCGCTCGATCACATCGCTGAAAGAGTGGGGTTACCGCCGATGGCACATTCGGAAAGGCATGGAGGCGGTCATGGGCGGCTTGCCCGGTCCCGAGATGAGGGTGTCTCTGGATGTGCAGGTGGTCGAGTCCCAGGACACAGAATCCTATCGGCGAATCAAGCTCACCTACCAGGCGGATCCCTGTGACCGCGTTCCGGCGTATCTGCTGATTCCGCACGAAATCCGCGGCCGCCATCCGGCTGTCCTGTGTCTCCATCAAACCACGTCTCTCGCTAAAGATGAACCTGCCGGTACACGTCCGGGGGCCGCCTACCCTTATGCTCACGAGTTGGCTTGTCTGGGGTACGTGTGCGTGGTG
This is a stretch of genomic DNA from Thermogutta terrifontis. It encodes these proteins:
- a CDS encoding cytochrome ubiquinol oxidase subunit I; amino-acid sequence: MHYPWWYVPVLTAPMLIAIIAVLHVLVSHYAVGGGLFFAVEVSHAYRTGNREYLAYLKRHAPFFILLTVVFGAITGVGIWWTIGLASPLATEVLIHTFVFGWATEWVFFVLELTSAFIFYYYWDRLPPRIHQAIAWIYAISAWMSLVLITGITAFMLHPGTWLESPSFWRGFFNPQFVPQVISRTGGAILLTALYVYLHSSLTLPGGEVRNLIIQRSTRPALLGAVLITVGGLAWLAFLPPSARMALEAAAVLTVLTVLIFALTIVVFVLLYLGPYRNPGWMTPGFAAALLLFGLAAFSTGEFIREAVRKPYVVYGVVLGNQILEKEVPEFRKEGFLQSGWWTRQFVADRYPQVIQNGRILPERLLQLSEQDRRLLGQVIFMHHCNDCHAAETGYSAVGPLLFSRPREMLVDMIRHLHETHYFMPPWSGTPEEAELVTDYLLSIAPERPRGIYPTLEQLEARR
- a CDS encoding YgaP family membrane protein; the encoded protein is MTIERGLRLMAGVVVTTSAILAWIHSPYWLILTIFAGLNLFQSAFTNWCPAVWILSKLGLQPCCSCDPQKTSQATG
- a CDS encoding alpha/beta fold hydrolase, encoding MPQQRQLFARRANGLRLPALGRRGKTVSRLADWAGLLFWIAFLLAGFRSTTVICGEVGFPRFRVHVLDPDAQFCACGVVDVNHDGKLDIVSGGWWYEAPAWKRHFLRDVPVIRGRFDDYSNLILDVDGDGWDDLISANYRSELLLWIRHPGPSLEPWEVREIAKPGPMETGRLYDINGDGQPDVLPNGVKFAAWWEFKRAPDGSVTWHRHDLPAEVAGHGIGFGDVDGDGRGDIVTNRGWWQQKGSPDEPQWAKQPEFELHEDASVPIAVVDVDGDGDSDIVWGRGHNVGLYWLEQRAVNGTRSWVFHAIDTSWSQAHALLITDANHNGRPEVIAGKRYLGHDGRDPGEWNAPVIYAYEYDQNAHVFTRYPIAEAVNVGWGLDPKAADLDGDADVDFVAADRNGLFWFENLGTQGSDDLRLREEDSLWAKQNHQKPLQFVEEDGASRSITSLKEWGYRRWHIRKGMEAVMGGLPGPEMRVSLDVQVVESQDTESYRRIKLTYQADPCDRVPAYLLIPHEIRGRHPAVLCLHQTTSLAKDEPAGTRPGAAYPYAHELACLGYVCVVPDYPSFGEHPYDFRRHAEYASGSMKAIWDNVRALDLLESLPEVDRDRIAVIGHSLGGHNALFTAVFDERIRAVICSCGFTAFHRYYGGKIGPWAQDRYMPRVRDVFGNDPGRMPFDFHEVLAALAPRGVFVNAPLRDDNFDVEGVREVVASAGEVFHLYGAENSLVVIHPDVGHGFTPEIRQQAYDWLNRQFNWKGSPK
- a CDS encoding anti-sigma factor family protein yields the protein MKCQDLLAALNAYIDGEIDPQLCEMLQRHLEGCNPCRVVVDTLRQTVTLYKGEEPYELPPELHERLHECLRQKWQAKFKTQV
- a CDS encoding methyltransferase family protein; this translates as MRLNAAKLLIALVIPLVLFSHHMYREDGPLNLSMETLGCAAIFLSAVGRIWAAAYIAGKKNREVVVSGPYSLSRHPLYLFTALGFIGTGLALESLTLTAIFLGIFLVTHWPAMRREEQHLRASFGEQYQAYAKSTPRWWPQWSKFHSPAEGVINYPVFTRAVLDAALIGLIYPGVQILEWAHIHHLVPVLFRLY